Within Pygocentrus nattereri isolate fPygNat1 chromosome 17, fPygNat1.pri, whole genome shotgun sequence, the genomic segment cctttattttaaaaaatgtgaggGAAATTAAATTTTCTATTATATTGGCTCTTTACATCCAGTAGTAAAGTGACCACTACTGACCATACCTGTCACGTGCTGATAGCGTGTACGTCCAAGCATGGAGTGCATGGCATGACCCATCTCATGGAAGAGGTTCTCCATCATGGCTGGTGTGAGGAGTGTGGGGGCACTCCGAGTTGGGTGAGGAAGATTCAGCATTAGCACCACCACCGGCAGCTGATACTGCCCATCGTCCAGAAGACGCCCTCCACGGATAGTGAAATGGCAGTCCTGTGCACAGGACAGCAGGAGCAGACTGAGCTAAGCATTACTTAAAAATACTGTGCCCAGAAATGCTAACAGACAAAGTGTAGTTTTTCCATGCATTATTAACAATGTAATGGATACATTCAATTAACACTCATGACCTTTCTCAATAAACTAAACACTATAATGCCAAATTTTCTCAGGCAATGttggcagacagacatacaagaCTGTGGAATAAGTAAGCTATCTTTTACCTGATGAGGTTTGTCTGGTCTATAGAAGAAGTCACAGTAGATGTATCCCAGCAATCCTTCAGTTTCATGTACCACTGCCTGAGGGTGTAATATAAAACAGCAGATTAGAGATGAACAAAGATATTCAGGAATCTCCACCTGTACATCCAATACTCTTTAGTGTTCAAACCAAAAAGCTTTCAAGTTCCAGTGGAGTACGTACAGCATGTAgaaggttctttttttttcttcagatatCTTACCAGTTTGCGTACATCCTCACTCCACACCTCTCCTGCATTGAGCTGTTCAGCCAGAAGTGACACACCAAAGAGCTGCATAAAAAGACTGTTTAGACCCTCCATACAGGCCCCTAGAGAGAAGTACGGACTGTACAAGCTGGGCTCAATGTTAAACCTACAGAAAACATGAAACACCAAAGACAAAAATGatgatgcaaaatgtaaatcacagctttccttttcctttccttttccacAGACATTAAAATGTCTCATATCCTACATTCTTCTTACATTTGACTTATACCCTGATGTCTACTTACAATATCTGTATGGTTTTAGGTatcaaaaatgaattaattaatgacCACCTGTCAGTCTTTCTTTATCTGTTTGACTTAAAtagtctgtgttttcactgtttgtttAAGATTGATATGGCTTCTCTGTACCAAGCATCACTAAAAGAGCAGTCTGGTACTAAAACTTTTAACTTTAGTGGGAGTAGATGGAtcttaactgctgtaggctgaataggtggacaaTGCACTCTGAAActtgtaataataattacacaCTCTAAAACTCTTTTCCTaccaaaaaacatattttaaaaaatgtgtttcctatgatatgagccctttaaatgtCTAGCATTTTCCACATCTGAGAATGGGATAAAGGAGGGATAAAGGGAAGGATATGGAAACTGTGTGCCAATGTGGTAatctaatatttaaaaaaaaaaaaaaaaaagcatatctGCCCATGCCCATACAAATACGCAtataataagcatttataaaatgaTCTGTGGCTCTGATGACAAAGACAGGTCTACAAATTCTACACCATCCATGTgggttagcattacagagaaatgtaacacTTGCTTATATGCTTAAAAAAGTAGGAaagatattttagcacagtagcccagTGACACCTGAATGTTGTTCTTTCAGAGTACAATAAGTACGTCCTCAAATATCAGTCTGAAATATCAGCCACATCTACCcatctgtctgatgctgatatatatatatatatatatatatatttttttttttttttaaccaaatatATCCTAATCCCGATATGATTCCAGTATCATTTCGCATACCTAGAGGGGATTTGGGAAAAGGGCCATATGCTGGTAACAGACCTACTGTTGTAACTATTTGTAGCACAAGACCAGGTCACGTTGTCCTACTGAGTCGTGAGACTGGTTCTCATGTTACTGGGTAGCTATTAAAACTGGTACAGATGCTCGTTTCCTCAAGCAGATCAAACACAAGATGATTAAGAAGACTGGACAGCACTTAACTTGAAAACTTCACAGATCAGACTATATGGCAAGTGATAACAATCCAAAATAACCACAAaatttaaaactaaataaagcCAGTATTTGTAATACATTTaagcatatttaaatatattttaagtatATCTTAAAATTTAAGTATATCTTTACAAAAAACATCTACAGGACCCACATActtaacaactttttttttgtatggaCATCTCATACATCTTTGCATGCCACTCCCTCATTACATTATGCCTTAATACACTTTAAAAGTACCCAAAAAGAATGagtacacacaaaaaaacccataaaaatctaaaatattggTTGAACCCTAAGCTAAGGACAGCTCTTAAATGTTTCGGAAATGTTTCAGCCTCTGAAAAGAAAAGCTCAGTCTTAACGACTAAAGAGCACTTCCTTTCCTCCCTTATTCAGACAGAACTCCTGCCAAAAAAGGCCTGTATTGGAAACAGCTCTGAGGTCCCCCAAGAGCAGGAATGCCTGTAATAAAAGCCCTTTAACATGTCTGCCAGTGCATCTCGGGCCTCTGCTGAAGGACTGAATGGTGGAGCCAGAGCATAGTTCATTAATAAACTAGAGACAAGCAAGGCTGAGCAGCCCTCATTCTGCAAGCCAAACTTCAAACAAAGGGTTTCAGCAAAGGTCTGGGCTGTTAAATAAAGAAGAACCTTCAGCAGACAGATCTCAGGACTGTGAGTGTATTTGAACTCAAGTGAGATTAGACAGACTCATTTAATTCTGTTCAGTTACATTTCACAGAGAAATTGCAAAACCATTTTACATTTCCTGAATGGTAATGCTGTATAGTAACTAtttagaaaagcactgaaactCACCTTTCAGCACGTATAACACCACTCAGATATGGGTGGTCCCACGGCATTAAGTCCTACAGAACAGAGGATGAACAGAATCTCACCCCACTGAAATATACTTGAGTCAGCTGCTTTCATTATGTCATCAAAATGAGGTGCCAGTTCTGCTTACTTACTGCATTTCTGGGATTAAATTTAGTCTTCATATCTTTCATCATTTCAAAGTCCTTTTCAGTCCTAGAGAATGAAAATGCATTTGTCAGACTAACAATAGCAAAAGTATGAGTAGTCTGAATACAGTTAGTACATAATGACACCTAGTGGAATTAGAGCGTAATGACATCTACTAGTTTTAGAGGCatcatttaaatgagctcttACCAACACAAATCATGTTTAAAGTGTATCTGATTCTCAGTTACATTTAACATTTGTAAGCCTGCTAAGACAAAGACCTCTCATTTTTGTCTATACATTCTTAATGAAAGAAACTGATAAGACATTTGTACTGACTCAATTTATACATTTAACATTAAACTTCTAAAAGTTTTGGGTGCAGATAAAACCAATAAATACAACTTTCATGGCATCATGATCACAAAATGTATCTAtgtttttcacataatgtaaagaggACCAAAGTTAAATGGGAAACTCTACCTGTCTTTGAGCTTGTCTGTCAGAAGCTGTAGGAAGTTCATGACTGTATCtgtgaggaggaaaaaaaatcaaagagaaTTAGTAAGGAATCAAAACGTACAACCAGAGTTCAAATTACATCACTGCACATTATACAGAATTTCTGCTTGATCTAAATCACAGGAAACTTCTTCAGGACTGTGAAGAGAATAATCTTTTAAAATAACGGCTTTACCTGGGCTTTTGGCCATTGTTCCTTTCAATGCCCTATGTGAGTACGACTGATATCCAACCAGCCTAGCCAGTTTATTTCTACATGATAACAGTTCTTCTAGAGTGTGCATCATTTCTCCATTTGAGTACAGGAAAATCCTGTAGGCAACTTCCCGAACCTGAAACGATAAAGACTCTTTCTTTAAGAGTTTTGTTGCTGTCTGCAACAAATCAGGTTAATTCTTAGATTGGTAGACTTCAGCTTCTAGATCATCTCTCTTGCGAGTGAATATATGAGGTTAACATGCCAACCTAAAACCATGCCAAGCTATGGCATAGATGTTGCAAGTCTCTAGAACTGAACTGGAAGGAAGGAACATAATTCTTCCATAATATATTCCTTCAATTGGTGTTTTGATGTTTGTGGTTGACAGCACTGTTTAACAGGTCAGTCCAAAATCATCCCTTCTAGTTCAactgggttgagatctggtgactgtgaaggTCTAAGCAtaatatttacatcattttgaTACTCATCAAATCATTCAGTGACTCCTCATGCCCTGTGGATAGGGGTATTGTCATCCTAGAATAAACTACTCCCAAGATGGAAATGTTTCATTATAGTATAAAGGTGATCAGTCAGAATATCTTTGTATGGATTTCAAGTGACCCTACCACAGCATATCAAAGCCAGCAGACACCCTATCTGTAGAGCTCAAGCATTCAGGCCTCCACTATTCTCTTGACGCACAGCGCACATGCCCACTTGTGAAGAAAATGGTGAAGCATGACTCGTCTGATGGTTTTACTTTTTCCCCACATCTTTGTAGACCAGTACCTAAAGTTTCTGCGGCACAGAACTCTTAAAGTATAATAAGTTGTTCTTGCTCTGTAACCATACTACTGAAGTCAGCTGGACCTGCTCAGTATTTTCATACATGTCACAGAATAGTGACAGGAGGTTAACTGCTCAAATGTGTAATGAGGTACAGTTTAGAAGCAACAGTACTCATGTTTCTAATCATGCTTTTCCTTTAATCTGTCACCTGTCTGCATGCTGGACATTTACTGGGTGCCTCAAGCATTTTGGACACTCCAAAGGAGACTTGGTCATCGGTCTGGCAGAACCTcctaaatatgccatttttctcCCAACAGAAAAAAACTTAGGTTTAACATTTTCCTCTACTTTGCAATTTGCCATACATTGTCAAGGGTCTTATTTCAAGTTTCGCTAAATCCCTGAAAGGATGCTTTTAACTACAACACAGACAATTGTGGGGGGCTTACCAGATCATCTGGTGCATCGGCATGCAATCCTCCAATCTGAACATAGTTCCCTTCATTGATGAAATGCTGGTGAATGTGATGAGGAAGAGCTCTTTTATCTATCCTGTTTGGCATATGGCAGCCCATTAGAAACTTATTACTGAGATCCAAGAGTCGAACATTCAAGTTGACCACCTCCTTCCTCTATGAAAAATAAGGCCAAGATGAGGAATACAAATTTGAGTACATAAAATGTTTGAGTTAATCTAACCTGTAGATGATTACTCATCCAACACTGCTTTTAGTAAAAATCTAACCAAATCAAAAGAAATTGACCTGTTTTTCATCCAGATGGATCCCACTTATCTCGAAATCAAACATGAACAGCTCAGCCACTCTCCTTTACAGAAGACAAGTAAGCAAAAAATACCGTAAGTGAAATAAActttttacagagaaaaaaatccacaacatAATTTGGGTTTTTGTAACAACCAaagccataataataataatactaataatactaataataataaacattgctTGATATCTGCTTCTTTATGACTGGTTTATCAATTTAAATTTAACTGATCAGGTCACTAATGCTTATCAAATATATGTTCTGTGATCCAAGTGTCAAAATCAAAAGCACTGCTTCCCTATTATTTTATTGCAACAGCAACTTGTGCTGCAAGAATGATATGAATGTCTGTCAAGAGTCAGACCTGAAACAGAAATATTATGCAGAcagtatttttatagttttctaGCAGACTGATGTGCTGCTAGAAAAGAGCAAAACATGCTCTGATGTTGTAGTCGACTGTTTGGTGCAGACCATCATAAAAATATGCTTCCACCAGCAGCAAACTGAACCAGGGTTTGCTCATGGACCACAGTTTAATTGTTTGGTGTGCACCTGAGTAAGGGTGGAGATTCACACCTGACAAAATGATCCAAACTAAAGGAGTTCAACAGGTCTGTGCAAAACAAGCTAGGTGTGAAACCACCCTATGGCCTATAGCTAGGGGCAGATTACAATGTCCACTCATCCAAGAGAAACTTTACATACTATATAGTTTTGTGACAGCTAcactatttctcatttttcaagaacataaaataaaaggcaaagGAAAATATGGcactacaaaataaataaataaataaaaaagaacaactTTGCTAGAGATCTTTCATCAAACATCAACTTCTGCAACCAGTATAAATAGCACATACTTTTTGAAATTTTGACAATATGTTTTAGAACAGCAATTAGCTTAGAACTGAAATTTTGAAGAGGGGAgaagacacaaacacatcagtGAATTAAAGAGTTTAAGACACACCGTGTTTCAGGATCCAGCTTAGCCATTATCTCTTCATTGTCCAACAGGTTCTTTAAACTCTTACACAACTCCACATTTGTGTTAAGCCTGTTGTACAAACAGATCAAAAGTTCTCAACAAACATGATTTCTCCAAATTTCAGAATAAGTGAAACTGATCAAAACAGTTATACTTCTCCACTGTGGTGCCAATATTAATGCAAGTCTTTTCTGCAGCTTCTCGATACAGTGGATCTGGGTGTGCCACTTTGATAAAGTCAGCCTATTAAAACAACAAGATATTTTCAACAAAGTAATACCCTCTTTATAAGGGCTGGGCAATTCAGTTAGCAAAAGGAAATGACATATTCAGTTGCTGTCGCTAATGCAAGAGTGAAACAAGCAGCTTTACCAAATCTGCTACTCTGCATAAACTGTCAGAGAGTTTGTCGAACGTCTCCACGGTCACAGCACCGGGCGAACTGCTGCAGGCCTTCTCCACTAGCTGATCAGTCTCCAGCAGGGCTCTCTCCTGGatcacatcaaacccctctgTGGAGCTCAGCTCAGGAACACCAAACAACCCCTATATGTCAATACAAAAGGAAAATGTTGGACCAGAGTGGAATGGAAAAGCCTGACAGTTTGCACTGATATTTGGAAGAGGCACCAAAGCACAACCACACAGTAAGAGATAAATGGAGAACCTGCTGTTATTTTAGCAATAGAAATCTAGTGCCATAGTTAAGCTGGCAGCCCTGAGTTTTCTAAGATGCTGCAGCTAGTATAGGTTACTGCTGTGTAGTAAAGCTCTGTGGACACTATTATGAGCATCTTCCTGCTCCTTTAATGGTTAAACAAATGTTTCTAAATTCAGGATGAGTTTTGGTTATTGAGCAATAATAGTTCATATATTTTCGGAAAGTGAGCAATACATGTCATTGGATAttttggttcttcaagggttctttaggataGTATAGTTACCTACCACATTTTTCCTGAACAAGTCGGATCTCCTGACCGCCTGCGCGTTGAAAGCAGCTCCAACGGGTGACCAGGTGGTGACCTTCCTACACAGCCTTAGCGTTACTGCGCTCCTGGCCCTCAGCAGTCGCAGCAAAGGGTTATAAGCTGACATGGCTGACCCACCCCAATGTGTACCGTCAAAGCGGTGAAGATTCAAAGTTAACACAAAGCGGAGTTACTAGCTAGCGCACGGCTGAATGGGGGGCATGGGTAAGTTAGCTTCCAGGCTCTGGGTACATATAAACACGCCTCGACTCATGAAGCAGCACTTTCCATAGTTTAACTAAGCACTCTGAAGTCAGCATTCCCTCTTCATTATCAGAGGTTTCTTGTCTCTGCACGCTGTCCTTTAGTCAGTGGTGATAGTTTAAAGATTATTCATCGAGATGGCAGCCACAGCACACGGGTTAGGATAGTCTTCTTCACGGAGTTTCAGAGCAAAATGAAAACACCGCACTGGTACACATCGCCACCTAGTGATCTCCACTTTCCCCCTCCTCATTATCTCAGCCTTCTGCTGCTACCACAGGACAGCGAGAGGAGGCCTGGCCGTCCAGGGGAGGACTGAAGCTACATTCAGTACAAGACAGTAGAATATTTAATCGCAATTATTAAAAACcgaaaagaaaacattaagaGGAATTATAGGCGAATAGGCAGTGCAAATTAGGTCAAATAAAGAATGAACCACAAAAACATCCGTGGAGTCTCTCATATTCTGATTCATAACTATATGTGGATcctactgaaaaaaacataaaaaccatTAAGTGTTTCTGTTTGGTTCCTAATGCTTTTGTAAggtgttttggctttttattgggttgatatcacaaagTTCTTCTTTCGGGTGCTCCCttcaggggtcgccacagcagatcatctgcctccatcttgccctatccactgcctcctctaattttacaccaaccatctccatgtccaccttcactacatccataaaccttctctgaggtctacctcttctccttctacccggcagctccatctccaacattctttgaccaatatatccactgttcctcctcaacacatgtccaaaccatctcaacctggcctctctgactttatctccaaactgctccaccttcactgtccctctgatctgctcatttctaatcttgtccatccttgtcactcccaacgaaaatctcagcattttcatctccgccacctccagctcagcctcctgtcttttagacagagccacagtctccaaaccatacatcatagcaggacgcactactgtcttgtaaacccaacctgtggtgcatatgaactgaccacattcaaaattacaccatttGATATCACAAAGTTAAAGACCCTAATTGTTTAACAGATGACCAATAGCTGATTCCTAAgtcagttgtgggctggaggttagggaaccagcctttgTGACCTGAAGGTGACCGGTTCGATCACCTGAGCCTACAgaacgtgactgaggtgcccttgagcaaagcacctaacctTTAACTGCACTGCACCCCCACTCCCACCAGCGCTGTGGAGAGGGCTGCCCCACCACTCTgtgcccctagtgtgtatgtgagtataTGGGTACatatgggttaaatgtggagacaaatttccccattgtggaaTTAATAAAGGGTAACttaatgcatttgatggtttcctagtgggatctaaaggtgttctacaggaaaatAGTGGTCTCTATAGGAAATTCCttttagaaagcaaaaccaaatCATTagtgtaacgaggagcgaggaggcggacgcacacgctgagataagcgagatttattaggggcaaatccagggtcgtggtcataacagtccagggtcaatgagccgacacgtacagaacGGGAGATAGACATGACAACAACCAGAGCGATCAGCaaacagacatcaaacaaagaccaggtacaaagatacaaagatacaaagactggcaaacgcaaggggcaaacacagggcttaaatacgcgtaacaacgagggacaggtgaaaacaatcaggggcggagttacgaaaccaaaacatgagcacatggacagcactgggaggagccaaccgtgacaattAGGTTTTAATCATAATGGTTTTTAATTGTCCATTTTCAGCTAGAGTATTTGACATGTATTAACATATAACTCTTGTTCTAgatattatacatttatttgttcaCTCACCTTTCAGACATATGTGCATGCTTATATTTAGCATATAAGTtcaaaatgcagaggtggacagtaactaagtaaatgtaattcattactgtacttaagtcgtTTTTTCGTGTATCGTGTAGcgactttgttctgagcttgttttgacctgttggtcataccgacccagtgcagcaaacggttcaacatcagtgcagcagtgtaaaaatttgggagcacatgcgtcacctaaatgatgaactaacctaactttgtgtaaatagaccacaatatagaaatatgtccacacatgcagtcgtgactggcgtgtttctttttttctgaatttatacaaacactttcattttatactaaattagtttcggttagtttatgtttatgaacagaggcctacagatcaacatagtaaaggaaaacgtctttgtgatcctgagtttaaagccagttttctgtgttttgtgcttatgatgattttaatagacgtcagcatcactaattaatgacgttctattaaaagactggtttaccaagagagacactggaggattttcacctgaaatgagttcatgaagccagtcttgttataaaaatgataacaggacatcagagccataattaatcttttagtacttttactttcaatacttaagtacatttgaagccaaatacttttgtacttttactcaagttaaggtctagagtaaggacttctacatttactggagtaatattttaccttgggtatctctaccttaactcaactacatgatttgtgtacttaaATTAACCTGCAACTATAataattgttctttttttaatttaagtgaCATCATGTCACAGCAGTGACTTCACAGATGCTAAAGTATTGTTTTTCTATGAAATAACCATTTCgatgcttgtttttcagtttaaattgtaaaaatgcattaacattGTGTTGTTGACTGTTAATAATTATTACtctatatgtaaatataatgctatttttttaattttttgataAACCTTGTCTCAAGATTTTTTCCCCAATGTTACAGAAACGCATAAAATTGTCATTAATAAAAGTCTTTTTGAATTACCTCTTGCATGCATAGATAGACTAGATCTGAGAAGTTCAGATAGTGAAGTTTGTCTTCACATTTCTGATATGTttgactttatatatatatatatatataacccgtgtgcaatatatatatatatattgtgattaTCAGTGTGATCTCATAAAACACTAAGTGCTTTTaagaaataaatttaaataaatacatggatgcaatatttgtcattttctaTATAAAATGTCACTTTGAACCTACAGTGTCAGTGGACTATTTTAGAAGAGCTCAGATTTTAGTGCctttgtcagtggtgttacaactTAATTGATGTTGTTCAATATAACAGACTTTGTTTTACACTGAAATTACACATCAACATTTATACTTTATTTACCACCACAGTGGCAGAATGACTCAGCCCTCAACAAACTAGCTTGATGGACCCAGAAGTTCCACTGTATTTTCATAAGTTACTCAGTATTAAGTCATTTCTGAGTTgataaatatgtacttttacttttacttaagaCTTTATTTAATTGACATAACAATAGTATCACCTGTATGAATAAGCTACTCTACTTACCTCTAAATAAACCATATCATGTCATCATTCCATCAAACTTAAGAGTTCATACACACCATTTATTTGTAAACAATGTGAGTAAAAGTACACACATTTTTTCTCATCATCTTGTGCAAAGCTATTGTATAACATGTCAGTTACAATATTGCGTATTGTACTGTTCATAATTTGCAAAAACAAGTTAGTGTTTAGTATAAAGGCACTTGTAACCCGCTAGAAAAATAAAGTATCAACCTACGTGATGTCATATAATACCATACATACCATTTATAATGTCATATAATAccatataataataatctaattTACCCTTCATAgcaataaacataaataaatattccaTCCACCTTAGAATTTCTTGCCTAAATCTAGTTTATCATTAccttcaaaaaaagaaaagaaaaaaacttaacTGCCATCTTGGCACAAAGATCATACAGCAGGCATCACACTTAACACTAAGATGTTTTTCAGAAAG encodes:
- the mipepa gene encoding mitochondrial intermediate peptidase; protein product: MSAYNPLLRLLRARSAVTLRLCRKVTTWSPVGAAFNAQAVRRSDLFRKNVGLFGVPELSSTEGFDVIQERALLETDQLVEKACSSSPGAVTVETFDKLSDSLCRVADLADFIKVAHPDPLYREAAEKTCINIGTTVEKLNTNVELCKSLKNLLDNEEIMAKLDPETRRVAELFMFDFEISGIHLDEKQRKEVVNLNVRLLDLSNKFLMGCHMPNRIDKRALPHHIHQHFINEGNYVQIGGLHADAPDDLVREVAYRIFLYSNGEMMHTLEELLSCRNKLARLVGYQSYSHRALKGTMAKSPDTVMNFLQLLTDKLKDRTEKDFEMMKDMKTKFNPRNADLMPWDHPYLSGVIRAERFNIEPSLYSPYFSLGACMEGLNSLFMQLFGVSLLAEQLNAGEVWSEDVRKLAVVHETEGLLGYIYCDFFYRPDKPHQDCHFTIRGGRLLDDGQYQLPVVVLMLNLPHPTRSAPTLLTPAMMENLFHEMGHAMHSMLGRTRYQHVTGTRCVTDFAEVPSILMEYFATDYRVINQFARHYQTGQPLPQSMVARLCESKKVCGAADTQLQIFYAVLDQIYHGKPQSRSTTDILIDMQQKYYGLPYVPNTAWQLRFSHLVGYGAKYYSYLMSRAVASMVWRQCFHKDPLSRETGERYRREMLAHGGGKEPMLMVEGMLQKRPSTEDFVDALVSDLDPDFETFIMDSDG